The proteins below come from a single Cannabis sativa cultivar Pink pepper isolate KNU-18-1 chromosome 3, ASM2916894v1, whole genome shotgun sequence genomic window:
- the LOC133035930 gene encoding uncharacterized protein LOC133035930 — MCLVKINDTTYSRTCGLTSNKEVPTILYEDNAACISQLKGGYIKGDKTKHISPKFFFTHNLQENGDIDVQQIRSSDNLADLFTKSLPTSTFEKMVHKIRMLRLKDLHECQNERE, encoded by the coding sequence ATGTGTTTGGTTAAGATCAATGACACAACATATTCGAGAACATGTGGATTAACATCTAATAAAGAAGTACCAAcaattctctatgaagataatgctGCTTGCATCTCTCAACTTAAAGGAGGGTACATTAAAGGAGacaaaactaaacatatttcACCAAAATTCTTCTTTACACACAATCTTCAAGAAAATGGTGATATCGATGTTCAACAAATTCGATCAAGTGATAATCTTGCAGACTTATTCACGAagtcattaccaacatcaacttttGAGAAGATGGTTCACAAGATTAGAATGCTTCGATTAAAGGATCTCCATGAATGCCAAAATGAGAGGGAGTAA
- the LOC133035929 gene encoding secreted RxLR effector protein 161-like: MYLANYTRPDIAFSVNLLARFSSAPTYRHWKGIKHILRYLQGTIDKGLFYSNNCGLQLIGYADARYLSDPHKARSQTGYLFTCGDTAISWRSTKQTLVATSSNQA; the protein is encoded by the coding sequence ATGTATCTTGCTAATTATACAAGACCTGATATAGCTTTCTCTGTCAATTTGTTAGCAAGATTTAGTTCTGCTCCAACATATAGACATTGGAAAGGGATTAAACACATACTCCGCTATCTCCAGGGTACTATTGATAAAGGATTGTTCTATTCTAATAATTGTGGGTTACAACTTATTGGCTACGCAGATGCAAGATATTTGTCTGATCCACATAAAGCCAGATCTCAAACTGGCTATTTGTTCACTTGCGGAGACACTGCTATATCCTGGCGGTCAACAAAGCAAACTCTGGTGGCTACTTCCTCAAATCAGGCTTAG